Proteins encoded by one window of Sus scrofa isolate TJ Tabasco breed Duroc chromosome 12, Sscrofa11.1, whole genome shotgun sequence:
- the ENPP7 gene encoding ectonucleotide pyrophosphatase/phosphodiesterase family member 7: MGHPAVLLTVALATLLAAAAGAPILRQGSRNKLLLVSFDGFRWNYDQDVHTPNLDAMALDGVKARYMTPAFVTLTSPCHFTLVTGKYIENHGVVHNMYYNTSSKVKLPYHTTLGIQHWWDNGSLPIWITAQRQGLKTGSFFYPGGNVTYQGEAVTLSRKEGVLHNYKDEAEWRANIDTVMKWFTDEGLDLVTLYFGEPDSTGHKYGPESQERKEMVMQVDRTVGYLRDSIRHSGLESSLNLIIVSDHGMSTVHKKADDLVEFHQIANFTFKDIEFELLDYGPNGMLLPKEGLLEKVYEVLKDAHPRLHVYKKEFFPKSFHYANHPRVTPLLMHSDLGYVIHGRLNVQFNTGEHGFDNGAMDMKTIFRAVGPSFRRGLEVEPFESVHVYELMCRLLGIVPEANDGLLSTLLPTLQEADDGLLSTLPPTLSSEASSRLHSTSLATTPSGSALLPSGRPPLVTGLLVAAVLLARVS; the protein is encoded by the exons ATGGGCCACCCAGCTGTCCTTCTCACCGTGGCTCTGGCCACCCTCCTGGCTGCAGCAGCAGGGGCACCCATCCTCAGGCAGGGCTCTCGGAACAAGCTGCTACTGGTATCCTTCGATGGTTTCCGCTGGAACTATGACCAGGACGTGCACACTCCCAACCTGGACGCCATGGCGCTGGACGGGGTGAAGGCTCGCTACATGACCCCGGCTTTTGTCACCTTGACCAGCCCCTGCCACTTCACCCTGGTCACTG GCAAATACATCGAGAACCACGGGGTGGTTCACAACATGTATTACAACACGAGCAGCAAGGTGAAGCTGCCTTATCACACCACACTGGGCATCCAGCACTGGTGGGACAACGGCAGCCTGCCCATCTGGATCACAGCCCAGAGGCAG GGCCTAAAGACGGGCTCCTTCTTCTACCCGGGCGGGAATGTCACCTACCAAGGCGAGGCCGTGACGCTGAGCCGGAAGGAAGGCGTCCTGCACAACTACAAGGACGAGGCGGAGTGGAGGGCCAACATCGACACCGTGATGAAGTGGTTCACAGACGAGGGCCTGGACCTGGTCACGCTCTACTTTGGGGAGCCAGACTCCACGGGTCACAAGTACGGCCCCGAGTcgcaggagaggaaggagatggTGATGCAGGTGGACAGGACCGTGGGCTACCTCCGGGACAGCATCCGGCACAGCGGCCTGGAGAGCAGCCTCAACCTGATCATCGTGTCCGACCACGGCATGAGCACCGTCCACAAGAAAGCCGACGACCTGGTGGAGTTCCACCAAATCGCTAACTTCACGTTCAAGGACATTGAGTTTGAGCTCCTAGACTACGGACCAAACGGGATGCTGCTCCCCAAGGAGGGGCTGCTGGAAAAGGTGTATGAGGTCCTCAAGGACGCCCACCCCCGACTCCACGTCTACAAGAAGGAGTTCTTCCCCAAGTCCTTCCACTACGCCAATCACCCCCGGGTTACCCCCCTGCTCATGCACAGCGATCTCGGCTACGTCATCCACGGA CGACTGAACGTGCAGTTCAACACGGGGGAGCACGGCTTTGACAACGGGGCCATGGACATGAAGACCATCTTCCGGGCCGTGGGCCCCAGCTTCAGGAGGGGCCTGGAGGTGGAGCCCTTCGAGAGCGTCCACGTGTACGAGCTCATGTGCCGGCTGCTGGGCATCGTGCCCGAGGCCAACGACGGGCTCCTCAGCACGCTGCTGCCCACGCTCCAGGAGGCCGACGACGGGCTCCTCAGCACCCTGCCGCCCACGCTCAGCTCCGAGGCCAGTAGCAGGTTGCATAGCACCTCACTGGCCACGACCCCGTCAG GGTCTGCTCTCCTGCCAAGTGGCCGACCCCCCTTGGTGACAGGActgctggtggctgcagttcttCTGGCCAGGGTCTCATAA